From Gigantopelta aegis isolate Gae_Host chromosome 11, Gae_host_genome, whole genome shotgun sequence, the proteins below share one genomic window:
- the LOC121385041 gene encoding tigger transposable element-derived protein 1-like, which yields MRAKATSKDTINKYFDSLEQILDKYDLRNSPESIYNIDEKGIVENHKPPSIVASRSNVPVAVTTSRSNTTTVIGCGNALGVAIPPYFVFKGKRMREELLAGCTAGTAGTVSETGWSNTGIFQKYLKEHFSKYVPAASSDKPVLILYDGHTSHINVSLIQWARERHIILFVLPAHTSHVLQPMDVGCFGPFERIYNGMRHTYIREHATSGIDRHSLCETVWKAYCAALTPANLQSSFRKTGIYPFHRDVIQPSTFLPSAVLSNNMESENESQTRATVNCEDNSSKCKTFFTTAEEVITRKPKPTKERKVLSAVVSVYR from the exons ATGCGTGCCAAAGCAACATCAAAAGATACCATCAACAAATACTTTGATAGCCTGGAACAGATTTTAGACAAGTATGATTTACGAAACAGTCCAGAGTCCATCTACAACATTGATGAAAAAGGCATCGTAGAAAATCACAAACCCCCATCTATTGTTGCATCACGTTCCAATGTCCCAGTTGCTGTAACAACGAGCAGGTCCAACACTACTACGGTTATTGGGTGTGGAAATGCCCTTGGTGTTGCCATACCAccgtattttgttttcaagggAAAGCGCATGCGGGAGGAATTGTTAGCAGGTTGTACGGCAGGCACTGCAGGAACCGTTAGTGAAACGGGTTGGTCGAATACTGGTATTTTTCAAAAGTATCTTAAAGAACATTTTTCAAAGTATGTTCCAGCAGCATCTTCTGACAAGCCTGTCTTAATTCTTTATGATGGTCACACGTCACACATAAATGTTTCCCTGATCCAGTGGGCACGAGAGaggcacataatattatttgtattacctGCTCACACATCGCATGTTCTTCAGCCAATGGATGTGGGATGTTTCGGCCCGTTCGAACGCATTTACAATGGCATGAGACATACCTACATACGCGAACATGCAACATCGGGTATTGACAGACATTCCCTTTGTGAGACTGTCTGGAAAGCTTACTGTGCAGCACTCACACCCGCCAACCTGCAGTCATCGTTCAGAAAGACCGGGATTTATCCATTTCATAGAGACGTTATACAGCCTTCAACATTCCTGCCTTCAGCTGTTTTAAGCAACAACATGGAGTCAGAAAATGAATCACAAACCAGGGCAACTGTCAACTGTGAAGACAATTCATCAAAATGCAAGACGTTTTTCACAACTGCAGAAGAAGTGAtcacaagaaaaccaaaacctACTAAGGAGAGGAAAGTACTCAGTGCTGTGGTCAGTG tttacagataa